The Apium graveolens cultivar Ventura chromosome 6, ASM990537v1, whole genome shotgun sequence genome contains a region encoding:
- the LOC141664832 gene encoding uncharacterized protein LOC141664832: MEKSQARKPTRVNQARGTRGTAQVIDLEKTPRKILMDVSQGNPFELLPIGDPDDPTPPFTAEIMNTHITRKFKMPTINAYDGTGDPANHVRTFSNALLLQPMNDAIKYRAFPQTLSGMAQRWCSRLPPNSIGSFRDLSQTFIKHFISEKVHEKSSASLMSIVQGVKESLRDYLNRFTKEALKVPNLDDKVAMIALQQGTKDEFFKTSLAKRPPENMLQLQSRARKYIQVEESMKKTMVNNEPTGGKKRKTNQEYSAKDKYPRVNKEADSPLKKRIPGQKFAKYARLNSSRSQILMEIEGDTEVCWPNPLKADPSNIDKSKYYRFYKDAGHDTDDYRRLKDEIEFLIHKERLSK; the protein is encoded by the coding sequence ATGGAGAAAAGTCAGGCTAGAAAGCCAACAAGGGTCAACCAAGCTAGAGGAACTAGGGGAACTGCTCAAGTCATCGATTTGGAGAAAACTCCTAGGAAAATATTAATGGATGTCTCTCAGGGAAACCCATTTGAGTTGCTCCCCATCGGAGACCCAGATGATCCAACCCCGCCTTTCACGGCAGAAATCATGAACACCCATATcacaaggaagttcaagatgccgaCTATAAATGCCTATGATGGAACGGGGGATCcagctaatcatgtcaggaccttctctaatgcactgttatTGCAGCCCATGAATGATGCAATCAAATATCGAGCTTTCCCTCAAACCTTGTCAGGCATGGCCCAAAGATGGTGCAGTCGCTTGCCACCAAACTcaattgggtccttcagagattTAAGTCAAACTTTCATCAAGCATTTCATCAGCGAAAAGGTGCATGAAAAAAGCTCTGCTTCtctcatgagtattgtgcagggagtaAAGGAGTCCCTTAGAGACTAtttgaatcgtttcacaaaggaagcccTGAAGGTCCCAAatcttgatgacaaggtagctatgatagcgtTACAACAAGGAACCAAAGATGAGTTCTTCAAGACATCTTTGGCCAAGCGACCACCAGAAAATATGCTGCAACTCCAAAGTAGAGCGAGGAAGTACATCCAAGTAGAAGAAAGCATGAAGAAAACAATGGTGAACAATGAGCCCACTGGTGGCAAGAAGCGGAAGACAAACCAAGAATATAGtgcaaaggacaagtatcctagggTTAACAAAGAAGCTGATTCACCACTCAAGAAGAGGATACCTGGACAAAAGTTTGCTAAGTATGCTAGGCTGAATTCGTCTAGGAGCcaaatcttgatggaaatcgaggGAGATACAGAGGTTTGCTGGCCAAATCCCCTTAAGGCTGATCCTTCCAATATAGATAAAAGCAAGTACTATCGATTTTACAAGGATGCTGGTCACGACACCGATGACTATCGACggttgaaagatgaaattgaattccttattcataaAGAAAGATTGAGTAAGTAA